The Intestinibaculum porci DNA window GTCTTCCACGGTATGGAATTCTTCCATGCAGGTGGTGCGAAACTCATAATCAACATGATCTTCTAATAAATATTGAATGGTTTTAGTGATCGGCGTGACATCATAGTGTTCAACCCCAATGGTCTGACCGTATTTTTCTGGACTGTTTTTAATATCAACAGCAACATAGTCGCACAGTCCCGCTTCAACGATCGCCTTCAGACGATCAGGGAAAGAACCATTTGTATCAATCTTAACTTTATAGCCTAAGGCTTTGACTTCCTGCAGGTAATCTATTAAACCTTCATGTAAAAGCGGTTCACCGCCGGAAATACAAATACCTTCTAAGACTTTCGTCCGTTTATGTAAGAAAGACGAAACACTCTCTAAAGGGATCTCAACCGCTGATTCCGGTAAGAAGACCAGCTCCGCATTATGGCAGTAAGGACACTTAAAGTTACAGCCGCCGGTAAATAAGGTCGCTGCCACATAACCGGGATAATCTAACAAGGTTACTTTCTGCATGCCATAGAAGTGGACTTCCTGAACGTCTTTGACTTCTGCCAAAGCATTTTCGACAACCTGATTGAGCAGCTGATTAAAGGCGGCGCTTTCTTCTAGGGATAAGCCTGCTGTAATATGGGCCCACCAGTCTTTTCGGATAATGTACATCATCGAAATGATATCTTTGGCTTTTTCTGTAGTATAGATCAGCTTAGAGCGTTTATCGTGAGGATCAACTTCTAAGCGCACATAACCGATGCTTTCTAACTTATTAATACCTTTGGTGGTCGTGCCTTTATCAAAGGATCCTAAGGCGGATAACTGTTTCATCGTGATACCTTCATGTTCATTGATCATCATTAAAAACAGAATCTGACCATAGCCAATATTATACTGGGCTAAACGTTTATCGTAATACTTCTGGGTACAACGATAGAGAATGGAATTATTAATTAACAAATCAGGGGCTTTACTCATGTTTTCACATCCTTTAGTTGGCTTTTCAACTAATTACAGTGTAACACTGCCATTTCACTCTGACAAGGAGTATCGTGCAAAAGAAAAAACGGTGTTTTGATCACCGTTTATGCGTGCACTGAGTGCGGTGTAGATTTTAAGATCCGCTTATCGCGTTTAAAGAGTTCACGGCCTAAGCGTTCAAAGATATAAACCACGGACATTTCACTGGTTAAGGAATATGTTTGTGGCAGCATGTATCGTTCAGCATAGAAGCGAATAACTAAATCCGCCATTAGCGCGAGCGTGGAATGCGGCGCAGCGGTAATGACAATCACCTTAGCCCCACGGCTTTTATAATTCATCAGCTGATCGATCAGTTCATTCGTTTCGCCGGATTCCGAAACGGCAATTGCCAAAGTATTTTCATCGGTTCGTAAGTCCGGCGGATAGAAGGGATCACCAACAGCAACCGCAAAATAGCCGACATTCGATAAATAGCGAGCACCATAACGAGCGATCGCGCCCGAATTACCAATCCCAAAGATCGTCATCGAGCGAGAAGCCATGATCAAATCAGTGGCCTGATCGATCACCCGATCAAAATCACTGCTCATAAGAAACTCCATCGTTTTACTTAATGACTTCTTTTCGTTTTCTAGCGAGAACTGATCATTATGAAAGTAAGAGTAAAGCGCATGTTTGAATTCCTCAAAAGAGTTACAGCCAAGCTTTTTATACATACGTATGACCGTAGCGGTTGAAGTGAACGTATCATTTGCTAATTCACGGACCCCTAAACGGGCAATATCATCTATAGAGTCAATGACATAACGATAGATTTTTGCTTCTGTTTCATTTAATGAAGCGATGGCTTTATTATCAAACATACTTATCTCCTTCCTACGCCTCAGAGTGCGCTTCTTCTAAATCTTTTTTGACGTCACTGTAGTAAACGTCTTTATCAACATCACCATTCTGGTATGCCACAACCGTTGTACATACCGCATCACCAGTGATGTTAACAGCGGTACGGATCATATCTAAGATACGGTCAATACCCATGATCATGGAAATACCAGAGACTGGTAAACCAACGGAATTGAAGACCATTGTTAAAGTGATTAAACCAACTGATGGTACCCCAGCTGTCCCGATCGATGCTAAAGTCGCTGTCGCAATAACAGTTATATAGTTAGCTAAGGATAAATGGATACCAAATGCCTGTGCGACGAAGACGACCGCAACCCCCTGCATGATCGAGGTCCCATCCATATTGACGGTTGCCCCTAAAGGGATCGTGAAAGATGAAATACGTTTAGATACGCCCATCTTTTCATAAAGGGTATCGATATTCATTGGAATTGTCGCATTCGAAGTGGCCGTTGAGAAGGCAAAAGCCTGAACTGGGAAGAATTTCTTTAAGAAAACGAATGGGCTTAAACCTGTTGTCACCTTGAGCATGATCTGGTAAACGACTAAACACTGTACTGCTAAGGCTAAAATTACCGCGATCATATATTTTAACATGTAGAACATCACGGAATAGCCTAAGGTTGAGAACGTTCTGGCAATCAGACAGAAGACACAGACTGGTGCTACTTTCATGACCATCATAGTCATTTCCATCATGATATCGTTACACTGATTTAATAAGTTATGTACCTGCTGGGTTTTATCGCCTAACTTGGCAAGAATAATCCCAATTAAAACGGCAAAGAAGATGATCGCTAACATATCCCCATTGGCTAAGGCCTGCACTGGGTTAGTAGGAATAATATTTAATAATGTATCCACCATACTGGTTTTCGTAGCCGCACCGGTTGTGCTGACCGTTGTGGTTGCGGTTTTCGCAATACTTTCTAACTTGCTTAAGTTTGCGCCCTGACCTGGATTGATCAGATTAGCAACACCTAAAGCGACGGTCACTGCTAAAATGGTTGTGATCAGATAGAAAATCACGGTTTTGACACCGACTTTCCCTAAGGTTTTCGTATCGCCGATCGCCGCCGCCCCTGTTGCGATGGAGACAAAGACCAATGGCACAACAAGCATCTGCATACCACGGATAAAAGCCTGTCCAACTACGTAAAAGAGACCTTGCACAACATATTTTGAGACAAACGGATTTTTGATACAGGTTAAGTTAATGACAATCCCAATGAGCGCCCCTAAGATCAAGGCAATAAAGATCTTGGTCGTTAAACCCAATTTCTTCTTATTGTTAGTTTTCATAGCACACCTCTTTTCTTACGTCGTTCGATATAGGCTTTTAAATCATCATGCCAGTCCGGCATCTGATAAATGCCAGTGATTCTTAACATCATGTTATCAAGCACACTAAATGGCGGACGTAAAGAATCCTCATCGACAACTTCGATATTCGCTTCATAGCCAGCTAAGCGAATCGCTTCTTCAATGAATTCTCGACGATGGCAGGCACCACGGCAAGAGGCATGGAAAATACCATATTCTGAAACATCTAATAATGTAGTAATGAAATCAACTAAAGCTTTGCAGGTTGTTGGTGTCGAATACTGTTTCATTGGCACCTGAATCGTTTCCCCGCGTTTCGCTTTCTGTAAAACTTCGTCCATCTCGTCATAGTTAGATCCATAGATCCAAGAAGAACGAATAATAGCATGTTTATCATGTAATTTCTGAACTAATTCTTCTCCAGCTAGTTTACTCTTCCCATAAACTGTGCGTGGCTGCGGATGTTCAAATTCATTACGTGGACGTTCAAATTCTAAGCCGAAGACATCATCTGTTGAGATGTGGATCAGTTTCGCATCAATACGTCGCGCCGCAATGGCTAAGTTACGTGCCCCAATGGCATTGACACGGAACGCATCATCAGGATGCTCTTCACAATAATTGTTATCGGAAATTGCTGCACAATTAACGATAATATCAGGATGATTCAGATCTGCAAATCTGATCACCTGAGCTCGATCATCAACTGGAACATCAAGATCACTTGTAAGAATCTCATAATCCGTTGTACGATCGAAATGACGAGCAAGGGCTGACCCTAAACGCCCTTGTGCGCCAGTAATCCAAATACGGGTATTTAAACTCATATACAATTCTCCTTTTTTTATTTTGTGACAATCCTATCATAATCAATTCAAATTATCTAGCTGATAAGCTATCTTTTTCAATTTAATAAAATATTTTCGCTAATCTAAACGATTACATTTCGTATAACATGAAAAAGGAGATCCCCATCAAGGGAAACTCCTTTGCCTTTAAAAGTCATTATTAGTTATTGTTATTTTTTTAATAAGTTCCAGGGAATATTCTTTTCCTTCGACAACGACGAAGCGACTTACAACAAAATAATCTCCATCTGGCGTTTTCTCCACTTTATTTTGTGACTCATGGGTTTCAATCGTCTTACGGGAAATACAATTGAGGCAGCGGCCATCTTTCCCTAGTAAGCCATAGCACTTACGTGGCACGGTAAATAACTGCCCTTCCCGATCAAGTGTTTTTGAACTATTACAGTCTGGATCCACTAAACGTACAACATCAAAAATCCTCATAAAGCGACGCATTTCATTAATAATTTCTTGACGTGTGAACTGCGGGATATCTTCTGCAATGAGATGATCTTTTTTCATATTCTTCATCTCTAAACGCGCTAAGCCAAGATATTTCATCTTTTCAAAGTCTTCTACTTCACTATAGTATGTCGTTGAGACCGTAGTATAGATATTATAGCGAATGCCGGCAATACGATTGATCTTTTGAATCTGTTCTTGAACTTCTTCCACTCGACGCTGATAGTCGCCATAAGGTGACGTCTGATGTAAGATTGTTAAGATGTCAAATTCCGGATGACCTAATAAGGAGTTCATACCAAAGGTTTTCTTAAGTATTTCGAAAACACTTTTGATCATTTCTTCACCCATGCTGTAGCCATAGGCGTTGACAAATTCTTTTAAGTTTTCCAGCTTAAAGATTGTTAAAGCGAAGTCGATATGGCGAAAATCATAGGATTCCACAAAGTTATGGGCCCCTTCACGTAAGCCTTGACTATTCACTGAATCAGTCAGCTCGTCATATTGCGCTAAAGATTTCATGCGTTCTTTAATTTTACGATACTGCGCCACCTCTCTAAAGTAGCCAAGCAGACCGACAATTTTGCCATCATTGCTATAAATAGGCTGTTTATCAGTCACAATGGTCTTCATATTGCCATGGACAATACTTTCGCCAATTTCACCACGGACCACTTCTCCTTCTTTTAATACTCGCTCTTCAACGCGATTAAAGCGCACCGGATCCACGTTCCAGCCTAATTCTTCATCCGTTTTGCCAATAAACTGACTATCGTCAACAATTTCATAATATTCTTTAAAGACGCTATTGGCCCCTAAGAAGCGACGCTGATCATCTTTCCAGAAGATCCCAAAATCTGTCTGCAAAATGTTATTCCACAATACATCAGTATTCAAGCCCTGCGTATCTTGGACTTGATTTGTATTGAGCGCCTTCGTCTGCATCACCGCAAACTGATCTTTTTCCATATCGCTTAAAGCAACGATTCCTTTCATATGACCGCTGCGGAAAAGCTTTTTAATCGTTACTAAAGTCCATTTGTAGACGCCATTACGACGTTTAATTCTAAATAAGCCACGTAATGTTTTATCATCGGCTTTTTCGATCCGCTCGCTAAGCGAATCCTTCGCCAAAAACTTCTTAAAGCGTAAACGGTCATCGATATACACTTCCTCATTATAGAAACGATTAACGACTTCATCGATATCTTCCGCATCATTTAAACTGCTAAAATGAGCATTTGTGTAGAGCGTATGCGCCTTATGATCACTTTGATCGATGAGATAAATATGTTCGAATAATGAGTAAACAATACGCAAAGATGTATTAAGCTCATCTTCATGACGTAATCCGACATTGGTTTTAGACAGGTTTTCACCATGAACAAGAAATGAAACCGAATCCTTATTGCTGGCAATACCTTTCACTTCTAAAACACAATGATTATCCTGATCAAAGAAATCCAGGTATTCAATTTTATCAGTGTCTCTGGTTTTATCCGCAATGGCTTTAAAATGAGCAGAAATATTCCAGCTTTCATCGTTAATAAGAATTTCTGATTCCTTCAGAGAATATACCCCTAATGATTTCAGGAAACCAAAGTATGCCTGATTCGCATTAATATAACTAAGCTTATAGTCTTTGTATTGCATGATAGCTAGCGGCTCGGCACTTTCATAATTATCTAACCGTTTAAAATCAAAAGGATGAGAGCTTAATAAATCAACTCGGCCGATCCGATCGTAATACTCGCTGTAAATTGTATTTTCACCGTGAATATTCTTTTCGTTAAGGACATGAAACATCTCATCGATCGGTAATGGTTTACTAAAATAATAGCCTTGAACTTTTTCACAGCCAATGCCTCGTAAGAAGTCATACTGTTCTTTCGTTTCGACCCCTTCCGCTAAGGTCTGAATACCTAACTGTTTAGCCATATTGACAATGGAAGCGATAATTTGTTTTGATTTACGGCTGAATTCGCTTAAGAATTTCATATCAATCTTCAATTCATCAAATTCATATTCTTTAAGTGTATTTAATGATGAATATTCTGAGCCGAAGTCATCAATCCACACGGCATAGCCAGCATCCTGGAACTGATGAATTTTTGCTTTCATGAATTCTTCATTATCCGTCATAATACTTTCCGTAATTTCGATATTCAAATAAGACTTTGGGACCCGATAATTACGGCTATTGGTTTCAATGACATCAAAGATATCACAGAGTTCAAAGTCTAAACGAGATAAATTAAAAGATACTGGATAGGTAACCTGATGAGCATCCTGACGCTGACGATAAACTTTACATAAGGTTTCGATAATATACATATCAAGATGATGAATCAGATGATAATCTTCTAACACCGGAATAAAGAGTATTGGCGGCAATAAGCCATAGGTTGGATCTTCCCAGCGTGCTAAGACTTCCATTGAGCATAACTCTTCATTGATCGTTCGTACAACCGGCTGAAAATAAAGTTTGATCCATTTCTTTTCTAAGGCTTCACGGAAATGTTCAATAATATATTTCTCACGGACATTTTTACCAGAGAAGTTATCACTATAAATACGATACATTTTATTTGTTTTTTTAATGTAATCCGCACTGACTTTAGCACGGTCACAATAGGTTTCAAAAGAAAGTGTATCCTCTAATGGAATTTCACAAATCCCTGCTTTAACACCCAAATACACACTGTGAGCACCTTGTCTTATAGCCTTTTGAATTGCTTCTAAATCAGCTTTAAAATCTGTTTCATAAAGCATGACGTAAAAATGATCAGCCTCAAAACGAGCGATAAAATGGTTTGGATATTGTTTACGTAAGACCTTCGCAAATTCTACCAGGAACTGATTTCCTTTATCATAGCCATAATTATCATTGAATAATTTAAAATTCAGAATATTCAAATACATGATATATATTTTTTGATTATTCAAATGGGCTTTTTCAATAATTTTAGGACACAGTTTGAGAAAATCTTCTTTGGTCAGCAAGCCGGTAATCTTATCCGTAGTATCTGTCTCATAAAACTGTAAAACATTATTTTCCGTCACATTGATCAGGGAGAAGTATTCAGTTCCATAGACACTATCGGTATGCATCGCGAAATCAAGGCAATGCTGGTACATATCTTCAATCTCTTTTTGGTCAACAGGACAGCCATAAAGATAACCAGCACGTAAATGTATATTCACTTTTTCATGTTCAATCTCGAGAATCGACCAATCACGGACAATCTGCTGGATATGCGTTTCAAATTCTAGGTCAAAAAGCTTCTTCGCTAAAATGACAAAAATACCTTCTTCAAAGTAATAAACATGATCTAAGCCAAAATGTCTTTGTAACAAGCGACCGACAAGACGTAAAATTGTAGAAATATATTCCTTATCTTTGCTTTCTGCTAACTGCGCGTACTGAGCGAGACGCACAACGCATAAAACGGAGGAATGTTTAAGATAATAGTTTTCTTCCTTCTTAAAAATAGTATGATCTTTTGTACCAGAAATCGAATTTACCCATTGTAAGTTTTGTAATAATTCCTGCTGTTGTAATTGTCCCATAATTTTTGCCTCAACTTGTATTGCTTTCTTTTATTATAATCACTTTAATTTTAAAAAGCTACAAAACTCGAATTTTCCTTTTCCTTTCCTGTTTCATGTGACCAAAAAAAAAGAGAAGTGCCCGAAGGCCTCTTCTCTTATCGTACCTGTGATCCGTTTGGTAAATCTCCTGGATCAATTACTTTTAAGTCTTTCTTAGTTGTTGAACATAAGATCATCCCCTGTGATTCCACACCACGTAATTTAGCTGGCTTTAAGTTCTTCACAACCACGACTTTCTTACCGATCATTTCTTCTGGCGTATAGTACTGAGCAATCCCTGAAACAATCTGGCGTTTTTCATCACCGATATCAATCTGTTCAACAAGCAGACGATCAGCTTTTGGATGCTTTTCGCAAGCTACAACTTCACCGACTACTAATTCCACTTTAGCGAAGTCATCAATAGTGATTTCTTCGACTTCGGCGGCTTTTTTCTTTTCTTCTTTCTTTGGCTTTTTAGGCATTAAAGCTTCAACCTTTTTCGCTACTTCCGCTGGTTTTAAACGAGCGAATAATACTTCCGGATGATCTGTCACTTTATTCCCTGAATGGTAAGCGCCAAAGTGATCTAACTGCATTAAGTCTCTTTCATCAGTATTGATCATATCTAAGATCTTCTTAGATGTTGAAGGCATGAAAGCTTCTAAAGCAATCGCCGCAAAGCGAATCGCTTCAATTAAGTTATAGAGCACAGTAGCTAAACGATCTTTCTTGCTTTCATCTTTCGCTAGTAACCATGGGGTTGTATCATCAATATATTTATTCGTACGTCTTAATAAGACAAAGATTTCATCTAAAGCTTTGGCAGTTTTGAATTCATCCATATAGGCATTGACTTTACCTGGCATCGCTAAAGCGATTTGTTTTAATTCATCATCTACCGGTTCATAAACATCTTTATCTGCAACCACTCCACCAAAATACTGATTACTCATGGCAATCGTACGGTTGACTAAGTTACCTAAGATATTCGCTAAGTCAGAGTTAATTCTTTCGACAACTAAATCCCAGGTAATTGAACCATCGTTATCATAAGGAATTTCATGTAATAAATAATATCTAACGGCATCTACACCAAACATATCGACTAAGTCATCCGCATAGATGACGTTGCCTAAATGTTTCGACATCTTAGAATCACCCATTAATAACCAAGGATGACCAAAAACCTGTTTAGGTAATGGTAAATCTAAAGCCATTAAGATAATTGGCCAGTAAATCGTATGGAAACGTACGATATCTTTCCCGATGATATGAACATCAGCTGGCCAAAATTTTTCAAATAATTCATCATTATTCCCATCAACATCATAGCCTAAACCAGTAATATAGTTTAATAAGGCATCAATCCAGACATAAACAACATGTTTTTGATCAAAGTCTACAGGAATTGACCATTTAAATGATGTACGAGAGACACATAAATCCTGTAACCCTGGTTTTAAGAAGTTATTGACCATTTCATTCTTTCTTGATTCTGGTTCAATAAAATCAGGATGATCGTTGTAGTATTTCATTAAACGATCCTGATATTTTGATAATTTAAAGAAATATGCTGGTTCACTCGCATCAACCACTGGACCGCCGCAGTCTGGACACATCCCATCAACTAACTGACTTTCCGTCCAGAATGATTCACAGGCTGTACAGTATTTACCTTCGTATTTACCAAGATAGATATCACCTTTGTCATAAAGCTTCTTGAACGCTTTCTGAACCTGCTTTTCATGATAAGGTTCCGTTGTTCTAATGAACTTATCATAAGACGCATCCATCAAGTCCCAGATGCGTTTCACTTCACCAGCGACCTTATCGACATAAGCCTTTGGTTCAACACCAGCTTCTTTGGCTTTGTTTTCAATTTTCTGGCCATGTTCATCAGTTCCTGTCTGGAAACGAACATTATAGCCCTGCTGACGCTTGTTGCGGACAATCGCATCACTTAATACGATTTCATAAGTATTCCCAATATGGGGTTTTCCTGAAGCGTATGTGATGGCTGTTGTTAAATAAAAATCTTTTGGATCTTTCATACCCTATTCTCCTCCTCAAAATAAAAAAAGTCCTCCAGTAAAGGACGACTTCATGCGCGGTACCACCTTAATTTGTACATTTGTACACTCTCAATCTCTTAACGCGAGGTACGTCTTCACCTATTAGATGAAGCAGCTCCCAGACCATTTTTCAAAGCTTTCCTTGCTTATTTCCACCAGCCATAAGCTCTCTTGAAAGGTCCCCTTTGTCTCTTCTGTTCATTGCCTTTACAAATCTACATCAACTCTATCAAAACCCTTTCGGCTTGTCAATCCTCTTTAGATAAGAGTGCTTTTTTTACCTCTTCCTGCAGTTTTAAAACCACCGTTTCTTTAAACCAGGGATTCTTTTTCTGCCAAATATTATTTAATGGGCTAGGATGCACAATCGGAAAATACTGAGGCAGATAATCCTGATAATGTCTGACTGTCTCCGTTAAGTTCTTCTTTTTCATCCCTTTTAAATAATAACTTGTCGCATAATTACCGACTAAAATCGTTAACTGAATATGCGGCATCATGGCAAGAATCTGTTTATGATAAGACTTTGCAACGAAAGGACGAGGCGGCAAATCACCCGTCTTCGCTTTTCCCGGGTAATAAAAGTCCATCGGCATAATGGCAATCTCTTCACTATAGAAGGTCTTTTCATCAATCCCCATCCACTGCCTTAAAGTGACGCCTGAAGCATCATTGAAAGGAATCTCTGATTCCTCTACTTTCTTGCCTGGCGCCTGACCAATAATAAGGACTTTAGCCTTTTCACTCACCTGCAGAATCGGCTTACAGCCTCTTTCGGTATATTCTTTATTACGAGGATCCTGCATAATTTCTTCAATAATATCCATTTTCATCACCGCATTTATTGTAACCCTTATCTTCATTTCTTCAATCAATATGCTTAAAGGACGTGCCATGCACGTCCTTTATTAGAAGCCTTTTTCTTCGATGAAAGTACTTAAGACTGGTTTGCCAGCTTTGATACGAACATCACGATATGAGAATAACATAATTGTAAGAACCGTAAAGACGCCAGCAATAATCAGTAAGATACTGAGATCAAAACTGATTGATCCAGCCCCAGAAATGACTTTACGATAAGCATCCACCGCATAACTAAATGGCAAGTATGGATGCACCATATTAACAAAGCGGCCAGAGATTTCTAATGGATAAGTCCCCGCAGAACCACCTAACTGAATAACCGTAAAGACTAACATCACAAAAGAACCAACTTTACCAATTAACGCATTGAAGAAGTAAAGGATCGACATATAGGTAATCCCAGTAACGCTCGCTAATAAGAGGGTTTGTCCCATATTCGCTGGCGTAAAGCCTAAGACAGCATGGAGGATCCCCACCATCACAAAGGCCATCGCAATACTAATTGGATAAGCAATAGTTGCTTTCCCAAGCCACCAGCTTAAACCATTTTTCACTTTTCCATTACGTTTGATTAATGGATACATAATAGTGAAAGCAATACAGCCTACCCACATTCCAACATTTAACATATAAGCAGCCATCGCATAACCATTGTTCTTAATGTTGTGAACTTTTGTCTCCTTACCAGCAACTGGTGCTGCAATCATTTTCTGATTCGCAGTTTTTAAGTTTGCTTTCTTCATCGTATTAGCCCCTGTCGCTAAGGAAGACGCTAACTGCCCATTGCCATCTTCAATCTTGCTTAACCCGCTTGTTAAAGTGGCGCTGCCACTTGCTAACTGAGAAGAACCATTTGCAATCGTTCCCGCTGCTGAAGATAACTTCGCACTGCCATTATTAAGTGTTTTGTTGTTCGCCTGAATCGCTTTTAAACCACTCTGCAGTGAATGAACACCAGTATTTAACTGTTTCATGCCATTGACGGCACTGCTAGCGCCAGCATTTAATGTCTTCGCACTTCCAGTTAACTTAGTTCCGGCATCGACTAATGCTTTATTATTAGCCTGCAGTTTATCAATACCAGCAGATAAGCTGCTGTAACCAGCGGCGGCCTTTGGTAATTTATTCGTTGAAACTTCTAAGGTATCAACAGCTGATCCTAATGAATTAACGCCCTGATCAACTTTAACTGCTCCCGCATAAGCCGTATCTAATGCCGCCGCTAACTTATTGATCATATTCGTATCAATAGCTTTGGAAGACGCTAACCCTGTTTCAATCTGCGTTAAGTAACCATCTGCACTATTTAAGGCATCAGATAATGTTTTCATCGATGCAGAAGCGGTTGTTAACTGCGTAGATGCTGCCCCTAATTTTTCTTTATAAGCATTCGCAACTGCTGATAAATCAACAGTCGTATTCACTTTCGCATTATTTAAAGAGTTAACGACATTCTGTTTTTCTTCATCACTCATCGATGAAGCTTTGACGGTCGCAATCGCCTGATCGATTTTCGCATTGCTAGCTACATTCTGCGCAGCAATCTGTTTATTAGCCGCGCCAGCAAAGGTGTCAGCCATAGTACCCACCTGAGAAGATAACGCAGTTAAAGAAGTACTGATCTGACCTAAGCCGCTTTGTGCCTGATCAATCCCGGTCTTACTCTTAGAAACAATCGTCTTTGTCCCTGTCACAGCACTATTAAGAGAAGATAACTGTTCATTGATATTGCTGTTTTTCAAAGCATTGACCTGATCATCAATTTGTTTGAGACCAGTCGCTAGAGAAGATGTTCCCTGTTTTAAAGAACCGCTAATGCCATTAATGGCATTAGAGATCTGCGTTACCCCTGTTGAGATCTGTCCTAACTGGGTTAATGCAGATAACTGCTGAGAACCATTTTTAATAGTATTGACACCATCTGTATATTTATTAACGGCATCTACATACTGATTTGTACCATTTGTATACTGAGAAATACCTGAGGCGAGCTGCTTTGACCCTTTTGTTAACTGGGCAGAACCGTTCGCTAATTTATTGGTCCCCTGTAAAGCTGTTGAAACAGCTGATGTATATTTCTTTAAGCCGACAGTTAACGTCTCAGCCCCATTTTTAAAGGTTAATGAACCACTTGTTAATTTATTTAAGTTCTTAGTAATCGTTGAAGAACCCTGTTTAGCAGTATTCGCCCCATTTGCTAACTGACCGCTGGCATTAGCAGCTTTGTCCATGCCATTAGCCGCCGTCGTGATTGAAGAAGCAATCACTTTCGCATACGTCTGTGTCACACTAGATGACACTTTCGCCTTCAGTTTACTCATTGCCGATTCACTCATCTTCGCCGCAATGTAGTTCTTACCTGGCGTTGTATAATACTGTAATTCCATCTTTTTAGGCGACTTATCTAATACTGTCGTGGCA harbors:
- a CDS encoding YhgE/Pip domain-containing protein, with amino-acid sequence MVKNEWKNLFKNKLMIVVLVAIILIPSIYTTFFLGSMWDPYGKLDNLPVAVVNEDQAVKFNGTTLHVGKDLAKNLEKNDSLRFEVTNKANARNGLNGKDYYMMIVIPKDFSKNATTVLDKSPKKMELQYYTTPGKNYIAAKMSESAMSKLKAKVSSSVTQTYAKVIASSITTAANGMDKAANASGQLANGANTAKQGSSTITKNLNKLTSGSLTFKNGAETLTVGLKKYTSAVSTALQGTNKLANGSAQLTKGSKQLASGISQYTNGTNQYVDAVNKYTDGVNTIKNGSQQLSALTQLGQISTGVTQISNAINGISGSLKQGTSSLATGLKQIDDQVNALKNSNINEQLSSLNSAVTGTKTIVSKSKTGIDQAQSGLGQISTSLTALSSQVGTMADTFAGAANKQIAAQNVASNAKIDQAIATVKASSMSDEEKQNVVNSLNNAKVNTTVDLSAVANAYKEKLGAASTQLTTASASMKTLSDALNSADGYLTQIETGLASSKAIDTNMINKLAAALDTAYAGAVKVDQGVNSLGSAVDTLEVSTNKLPKAAAGYSSLSAGIDKLQANNKALVDAGTKLTGSAKTLNAGASSAVNGMKQLNTGVHSLQSGLKAIQANNKTLNNGSAKLSSAAGTIANGSSQLASGSATLTSGLSKIEDGNGQLASSLATGANTMKKANLKTANQKMIAAPVAGKETKVHNIKNNGYAMAAYMLNVGMWVGCIAFTIMYPLIKRNGKVKNGLSWWLGKATIAYPISIAMAFVMVGILHAVLGFTPANMGQTLLLASVTGITYMSILYFFNALIGKVGSFVMLVFTVIQLGGSAGTYPLEISGRFVNMVHPYLPFSYAVDAYRKVISGAGSISFDLSILLIIAGVFTVLTIMLFSYRDVRIKAGKPVLSTFIEEKGF